The nucleotide sequence GGCGTGGAGGCGGTCACGGTCGATGACTACTGGATGACTTCATCGGCCCGCACGAGCAGCGATTGTGGAATTGTGAGCTCGAGCAGCTTCGCGGTCTTGAGATTGACCACCATCTCGAACTTCGTGGGCTGCTCCACGGGCAGGTCAGCGGGGCGGGCGCCCTTTAGGATTTTGTCGACGTATGTCGCGGCGCGGCGGAAGTTATCACGCTGATCGACTTCGTACGCGATGAGCGCGCCGGCTCTGGTGATCTCGGCCTGGGCGGTCATCAGGGGCAGTCTGCCCCGCGCCCCCAGCTCGACGATCTGTCCCCGCGCCCCGAAGTACATCGGATCCCCGGTGACGAGGACTGCGTGCGCCGACTCCCGAGTCGCTGCGGAGAACGCCGCGGCGAGCTCAGCCGGGGCCCGCGCCTCCACGATCTGAAGACGGAGCTTCAAGGCCCGGGACGCCTCTTCTGCCTCCCGCAGAAGGCGTCGATAGCGTGGACCGGCCGGGTTCAGCAGTACTGCCACGCGAGACAAGTTGGGCACGACGCTCATGAGAAGCTGGAGCTGTTTGCCGACCAGATCGGAGTATTGTCCAGAGAGACCCGTGACGTTTGCTCCGGGCCTCGCGAGGCTCGCGATGAGTCCCGCCCCGACGGGATCTCCATGGTTCGTCATTACGATGGGGAGGGTCGACGTGGCACGCCGCGCCGCGTCCGCCGCATACGAGGCGGCGACGATCACATCGACCTTTCGCTGAACGAGCTCCGTAGCCAGGACATCCAATCGTTCCGGCTTCCCCTCGGAGAACCGTGCCTCGACGACGAGGTTCTGGCCCTCGACATAGCCCAGCTGGCGCAATCCCTCGAAGAGGCCGCCCCAGATCCGAGAGGCGCCGGCGTCGGTCAGCGGCACGGTGCCGAGAACCCCGACTCGAAACACCTTCGTTCCCTGCTGCGGCACGGCTGCGTGTGGTGAGATGAGGAGTGAAGCCAGGACGATCGCGCCGAGACCGACGCGGGTGAGCCTCATGGCGGGCTACTCTGGCATACCAACGAGGCCCGGGCAATCTTCCGATTCGACCTGATTCGACCGCTGACGATCGGGTAGGATACGCCGGTGCGCCCCAGCCAGCGTGTTCCCGTCCTCGTCTTTCTCGTCGTGTCGCTATTGCTCGCCCCGGCGCTCCCCGCCCAGGCGCAGCAACCTGTGGCGGCCCGGCGCGTCGGCGTGCTGACGTTCACCCAGCTGGCGCCGACGCTCCAGGAGCCTTTGCGCCAGGGCCTTCGCGATCAGGGCTACGTCGAGGGGCAGAATCTCCTCATCGAGTGGCGAGCCGCCGACGGCCGGCCCGAGCGCGCGAAGGCGCTCGCGCAGGAGCTGGTCGGGCTCAAGGTAGACGTCATCGTGGCGAACCTCACGCCCGCGGTGCAGGCCGCGAAAGAGGCGACGGCCACGATCCCCATCGTGATGGCCTCGGCCGGGGATCCGGTGGGCACCGGCTTCGTGAAGAGCCTCGCGCGGCCGGGCGGCAACATCACGGGCCTGACGGGCATTTCGGCGGAGCTTGCGGGGAAGCGCATCGAGCTGCTGCGCGAGCTCGTCCCCGGGCTCACGCGCGTGGGCTTGCTGCTCAACGGCACCAATCCCTTCGCGAAGTCGCTCGTGAGCGAGACGCGGGCGGCCGCCAAGCGAGCGGGCCTGGAGATCCAGATCATCGATGTGCGCCGGGCCCAGGACGTCGATCCCGCGCTGTCCGGGCTGACCCAGCGGCGGGCCCAGGCGGTGATCGTCGATGCCGCGCTGACCACGTGGCGGGCCGCGCAGCTGGCGCTACAGCACCGCCTGCCGTCGATCTCCAATCAGCGGGCCTTCGTCGAGGCCGGCGGCCTCGCGTTCCACGGGGCGGAGCCGAGCGACGTGCAGCGCCGGGCCGCCATCTTCGTCGCGAAGATCCTCAGGGGGGCGAGCCCGGCGGAGCTACCCGTGGAGCAGCCCACGCGCTTCGAGCTGATCCTCAACCTCCGGACGGCGAAGGCGCTCGGCCTGACGGTCAAGCCGGCGCTGCTGCTCCAGGCGACGCAGACGATCGAGTGAAGACCGACATCCGGTAGGCCGAGCGGCCGACTCGCACCCGGAAAGGGATTGGAGGTGCGAGCCGGTCGCTCGTCTCGCCGGCGGCGCGGGCCAAGCGCCTTAGCAGAACGCGGGGCCCACCGCCTCCAGCTTCTCCCGCAGACCGGGGCCGAGCTTGCCCACCGTGGCCAGGAACTGCGGATGCGTGATGCCCGAGCCGATGAAGGTCCAG is from Candidatus Methylomirabilota bacterium and encodes:
- a CDS encoding ABC transporter substrate-binding protein, whose protein sequence is MRLTRVGLGAIVLASLLISPHAAVPQQGTKVFRVGVLGTVPLTDAGASRIWGGLFEGLRQLGYVEGQNLVVEARFSEGKPERLDVLATELVQRKVDVIVAASYAADAARRATSTLPIVMTNHGDPVGAGLIASLARPGANVTGLSGQYSDLVGKQLQLLMSVVPNLSRVAVLLNPAGPRYRRLLREAEEASRALKLRLQIVEARAPAELAAAFSAATRESAHAVLVTGDPMYFGARGQIVELGARGRLPLMTAQAEITRAGALIAYEVDQRDNFRRAATYVDKILKGARPADLPVEQPTKFEMVVNLKTAKLLELTIPQSLLVRADEVIQ
- a CDS encoding ABC transporter substrate-binding protein; the encoded protein is MRPSQRVPVLVFLVVSLLLAPALPAQAQQPVAARRVGVLTFTQLAPTLQEPLRQGLRDQGYVEGQNLLIEWRAADGRPERAKALAQELVGLKVDVIVANLTPAVQAAKEATATIPIVMASAGDPVGTGFVKSLARPGGNITGLTGISAELAGKRIELLRELVPGLTRVGLLLNGTNPFAKSLVSETRAAAKRAGLEIQIIDVRRAQDVDPALSGLTQRRAQAVIVDAALTTWRAAQLALQHRLPSISNQRAFVEAGGLAFHGAEPSDVQRRAAIFVAKILRGASPAELPVEQPTRFELILNLRTAKALGLTVKPALLLQATQTIE